In Macrobrachium nipponense isolate FS-2020 chromosome 36, ASM1510439v2, whole genome shotgun sequence, a genomic segment contains:
- the LOC135203659 gene encoding transcription elongation factor A N-terminal and central domain-containing protein 2-like: MDKFVIRTPRNSPNASPVKKKESRMKQATIESLTGVVIIEVLERAKVVLERSDVTEELKLDTLESLKRKNPAKEILVKTGIGKTVHKLCKDKNEKIAAMAKEVYLKWKENVLSKVNRPLIEVQCDQKTQNFRRIARQMILGSLRTKHSMGDEEKSKEKKKKSKGESSTSKKDCDDTLAEFIEREVYQTTNRKCNNSYRRTIRKLVFTLRHNHELRSSVLDSSVTVTDFVKDHLQA, translated from the exons ATGGACAAATTTGTGATAAGAACCCCAAGGAATTCACCAAATGCTAGTCCAGTAAAAAAGAAGGAATCACGTATGAAACAGGCCACAATTGAATCCTTAACA GGTGTGGTCATCATCGAAGTATTGGAGAGAGCTAAGGTTGTTCTAGAGAGGAGTGATGTAACAGAAGAATTGAAGCTGGACACACTGGAAAGTTTGAAACGTAAAAACCCtgccaaagaaatattagtaaaGACTGGAATTG GAAAGACTGTCCACAAGTTGTgcaaagacaaaaatgaaaagattGCAGCTATGGCCAAAGAAGTGTACTTGAAATGGAAGGAGAATGTCTTGAGTAAAGTCAATAGGCCTTTGATAGAAGTTCAGTGTGATCAGAAGACTCAGAATTTCAGAAGGATCGCAAGGCAGATGATTTTAGGTTCCTTAAGGACTAAACATAGTATGGGAGATGAAGAGAAatcaaaggagaaaaagaagaaaagtaaaggaGAGAGTAGCACAAGTAAAAAAGACTGTGATGATACCCTAGCAGAATTCATAGAACGGGAAGTCTATCAAACCACAAACAGGAAGTGTAACAACTCCTACAGACGTACCATAAGAAAACTAGTATTTACTTTGAGACATAATCATGAATTGAGATCATCAGTCTTAGACTCATCAGTTACTGTAACTGACTTTGTGAAAGATCACCTCCAAGCTTGA
- the LOC135203448 gene encoding uncharacterized protein LOC135203448 produces the protein MVDATPDMSHTEQSTFILRYLTCDECGKYLIQERFLSFIDDSKKTGADISEMILKFLSDSHIPFEDCRGQGYDNGSNMSEISQLKSLTAKTKVDVAAAIKYVSSFECILMAAFWFKLLNSIDQRNQVIQAQSSTVDIEVKNIEDLETELPSLKKKWHLISDEAKAVAVAMNIDPVFRVTRKGKRKSFFDDSDSDDDKVSGEDSLIQTDEHRFKKEVFFKVIDTVC, from the exons atggTTGATGCTACCCCGGATATGTCACATACTGAACAAAGTACATTCATCCTGAGATACCTAACTTGTGATGAATGTGGTAAATACCTGATACAAGAgagatttctttcatttattgatgACAGTAAGAAGACAGGGGCAGACATTTCAGAGATGATATTAAAATTTCTTAGTGATTCTCATATTCCTTTTGAAGATTGCAGAGGTCAGGGATACGACAATGGTAGTAATATGTCAG AAATATCCCAACTGAAGAGTTTAACAGCTAAAACTAAAGTAGATGTGGCAGCCGCTATTAAGTATGTGTCTTCTTTTGAATGTATTTTGATGGCTGCTTTTTGGTTCAAGTTATTGAATTCAATAGATCAGAGAAATCAGGTGATTCAAGCTCAGTCTTCTACTGTAGATATTGAAGTAAAAAACATAGAGGACTTGGAAACTGAATTGCCGTCTCTCAAAAAGAAGTGGCATTTAATTTCTGATGAAGCCAAAGCTGTTGCAGTTGCCATGAACATTGACCCAGTATTTCGAGTCACtcggaaaggaaaaagaaaatcctttttTGATGACTCCGACTCTGATGATGATAAGGTATCAGGTGAAGATTCActtatacagacagacgaacataggTTTAAGAAAGAAGTGTTTTTTAAGGTTATTGACACAGTATGTTGA